A genomic segment from Gavia stellata isolate bGavSte3 chromosome 4, bGavSte3.hap2, whole genome shotgun sequence encodes:
- the LOC104253754 gene encoding cytokine receptor common subunit beta: MIMKEIFILLLNLYLVFSVQAIRESIPMKSLSCYNDYNSQVTCTWMERSEAHALVGMILYQRDNVIMENKKMPCKRQRENDLHEAPDSYVHWVCHTTTENFGIGVDDIYSFKPNKMLQAELNVDLFQNVQTLPPQNLAVSLMRSGDFLLTWKAADGSQGLGNALEYEVTYKREWESWEKAASLLLSNTTRCHLRCKDLVPGSRYVARVRARPGQASGFSGQYSEWSMEASWETPEGGLQPRNLHCLFNGADRLTCSWEVKKAIITSVLFGLFFRAPLASAEEECSPVHEKALPHVPYVVQSCEIPVSNSSSQSQYHVSVRAKTEEKLIEAYKNIKVLPPANVSVTVTENQEYELRWIKHTLGYSFIKQRYQVEYWKNNQYEKTLQKLSISNDEPPFILTLQMLASSTEYRGKMRARVNTPLDYEGPWSEWSEEFTWKTENVLPPVVLPAMLPALIITLLIVAYCSYKYLLRKKQIWEEKIPNPRKSLLIQSCHQKVHLGNWTTSSHLDFNKYNLSEKMEQSSFLQVVDRQSKTLAECPEGQTKKTDVSPVALDLQNSYHALNEPEHAPVLCSSQIAGHSFPVSRRNSAHASSASQRAIPCFAFNGPYLYSPVMSSQPDMRQTLEVDAAEVREKSVSLQYVTLPKEDCPQAPQGQEQPGAGPPQPLLLPDQKEMMQHLDDEKEVSPAPPACGKCMNVRTEEQQSPKALSCIMSPQQCPLEYITTESLLLPSASNSTRLPLVTAGELPCDSQEHQPPSEHSCHEFSPKKTGVMVPVSGQTPTSSSELHLDTFGDYLTVPLGLHGRSEPTKISLPVLQKGNDLPRKQPLSEGNLVVLNPDSSEPVFLCQVGDYCFHSLKSSVKMDISQEDHQVKKPSEGKTTPGKLASDDELITGKQKDVSKMQAIQLFKNLKSDDYFSWQQSLRITEIC; encoded by the exons ATGATCATGAAAGAGATTTTCATCCTTCTGCTGAATCTGTATTTGGTCTTCAGTGTCCAAGCCATAAGAG AGAGCATCCCTATGAAGAGCTTGAGCTGCTACAATGACTACAACTCACAGGTGACCTGCACATGGATGGAGCGTTCAGAGGCTCATGCCCTCGTTGGTATGATTCTTTATCAAAGGGATAATGTTATAAT GGAGAACAAGAAGATGCCTTGCAAACGCCAGAGAGAAAATGACTTACATGAGGCTCCAGACTCCTATGTGCACTGGGTTTGTCACACCACCACAGAAAATTTTGGAATAGGGGTAGATGATATTTACAGCTTCAAGCCTAACAAGATGCTTCAAGCAGAACTAAATGTTGATCTTTTCCAAAATG TTCAGACCCTCCCGCCTCAAAACCTCGCAGTCAGCTTGATGAGATCAGGAGACTTCTTGCTGACCTGGAAAGCAGCTGATGGAAGCCAAGGGCTGGGCAATGCACTGGAGTATGAAGTCACTTACAAGCGGGAGTGGGAGTCCTGGGAG AAAGCTGCCTCGCTCTTGCTCTCCAACACCACACGTTGCCATCTCCGCTGCAAGGACCTTGTCCCGGGGAGCAGGTACGTTGCCCGCGTGCGAGCCAGACCAGGGCAGGCCAGTGGCTTCTCTGGGCAGTACAGCGAGTGGAGCATGGAGGCATCGTGGGAGACCCCTGAAG GTGGCCTTCAGCCCAGGAACCTTCACTGCCTCTTCAATGGTGCAGACCGTCTGACGTGCAGCTGGGAAGTGAAGAAAGCGATCATCACCTCTGTCCTCTTTGGCTTGTTCTTCAGGGCCCCTCTGGCATCAGC agaAGAGGAGTGCTCTCCTGTGCACGAGAAGGCTCTGCCCCACGTCCCGTATGTGGTCCAGAGCTGTGAGATCCCTGTTAGCAACTCCAGCAGTCAGAGCCAGTACCATGTGTCTGTCCGGGCCAAGACGGAGGAGAAACTGATTGAAGCCTACAAGAACA TTAAGGTGCTGCCGCCTGCAAATGTGTCAGTAACAGTGACAGAGAACCAAGAGTATGAACTGAGGTGGATAAAACACACTTTGGGATATAGCTTCATAAAACAGAGATACCAAGTTGAGTACTGGAAAAACAACCAATACGAAAAG aCTCTCCAGAAGCTAAGTATCAGCAATGATGAACCTCCCTTCATCCTCACCCTGCAGATGCTGGCATCGTCTACAGAATATAGGGGGAAAATGCGTGCAAGGGTGAATACGCCTCTGGATTATGAGGGGCCTTGGAGTGAATGGAGTGAGGAGTTCACCTGGAAGACTGAGAACG ttctgCCACCAGTGGTTCTCCCAGCGATGCTCCCAGCTCTCATCATCACTTTGCTAATAGTTGCTTATTGCAGCTATAAGTATTTGCTCAG GAAGAAGCAAATATGGGAGGAAAAGATTCCGAACCCCAGAAAGAGTCTCCTGATCCAGAGCTGCCATCAG aaagtacATTTAGGAAACTGGACAACAAGCAGCCATCTGGACTTCAACAAATACAACCTTTCAGAGAAGATGGAGCAGTCTAGCTTCCTTCAAGTTGTGGACAG GCAGTCGAAGACTTTGGCAGAGTGTCCTGAAGGGCAGACTAAAAAGACAGATGTTTCCCCTGTTGCACTGGACCTACAGAACTCATACCATGCTTTAAATGAGCCAGAGCATGCTCCAGTTCTCTGCTCAAGTCAGATTGCTGGTCATTCCTTTCCTGTTTCAAGGAGAAACAGTGCTCATGCAAGTTCTGCTTCCCAGAGAGCAAtcccttgctttgctttcaatGGCCCATACTTGTACAGCCCAGTGATGTCCTCCCAGCCTGATATGCGTCAGACCCTGGAAGTGGACGCAGCGGAAGTCCGTGAGAAATCTGTTTCCCTTCAGTATGTGACCCTCCCAAAGGAAGACTGTCCCCAGGCTCCACAGGGGCAAGAACAGCCAGGAGCAGGTCCtccacagcccctcctgctcccagatCAGAAGGAAATGATGCAGCACCTCGACGATGAGAAAGAAGTCTCACCGGCCCCACCAGCCTGTGGGAAATGTATGAACGTGAGAACAGAAGAGCAGCAATCTCCAAAGGCTCTCAGCTGCATCATGTCCCCTCAGCAGTGCCCCTTGGAGTACATCACCACAGAGAGCCTGCTACTGCCGTCAGCCAGCAACTCCACCCGTCTGCCACTTGTCACTGCTGGGGAGTTACCTTGTGACTCACAGGAGCACCAGCCCCCCAGTGAGCACTCTTGCCATGAGTTTTCTCCCAAGAAAACTGGTGTCATGGTCCCAGTTTCAGGTCAAACACCAACCTCTTCTTCTGAATTGCACCTGGATACATTTGGAGACTATCTTACTGTCCCTTTAGGTCTTCATGGACGTTCAGAACCCACAAAGATTTCTTTGCCTGTGTTACAGAAGGGAAACGATCTTCCTAGAAAGCAGCCTTTGTCAGAGGGTAACTTGGTGGTGTTAAACCCTGACAGCAGTGAGCCAGTTTTCCTTTGCCAGGTTGGCGACTATTGCTTCCACAGCCTAAAATCCAGTGTGAAGATGGATATTAGTCAGGAAGACCACCAAGTCAAGAAACCTTCTGAAGGCAAGACAACACCTGGGAAACTTGCATCTGATGATGAATTGATTACTGGCAAGCAAAAGGATGTATCGAAAATGCAGGCTATTCAGCTTTTCAAAAACCTGAAATCAGATGATTACTTTTCCTGGCAACAATCTTTGAGGATCACAGAAATCTGTTGA
- the NCF4 gene encoding neutrophil cytosol factor 4: MSLPRQLREKSDFDQLPDDVPVSANIADIEEKKGFTNYYMFVIEVKVKGGGRYLIFRRYSQFYALHTKLEERYGAESKNSPFTCTLPILPGKVYVGAKKEIAENRIPILNVYMKNLLCLPVWVLMDEEVRLFFYHSTFDSEQVPHRLRRLRPRTRRVKSISPQVPIFDRLAAPRAEALFDFSGTNKLELGFKKGDLIYLLSRVNKDWLEGTVDDATGIFPCAFVKIIKDLPQQEDTVNKVRCYYHDETVSTIRDISVEEDLSSIPSFKDLMELMRREFNQDDIVLNYRDLDGDLIRLLSNQDVELMVSQSRRRPSEKHFFPWKLHITHKDDLGVYNTSPGIGATQTVRAT, from the exons ATGTCTCTTCCCCGACAGCTGCGAGAAAAGAG TGATTTTGACCAGCTTCCAGATGATGTACCTGTTTCAGCTAACATTGCAGATATTGAAGAGAAGAAAGGCTTTACTAATTATTAT ATGTTTGTCATTGAAGTAAAGGTTAAAGGTGGTGGCAGATACCTGATTTTCCGACGCTATAGTCAGTTCTATGCCCTGCACACCAAACTAGAGGAGAGATATGGGGCAGAGAGCAAAAATAGCCCTTTTACCTGCACACTCCCCATATTGCCAG GAAAAGTTTATGTTGGGGCCAAAAAGGAAATTGCTGAGAACAGGATTCCTATCCTAAATGTTTACATGAAG AACCTGCTCTGCCTACCCGTTTGGGTGTTGATGGATGAAGAGGTACGGCTGTTCTTCTACCACTCGACCTTTGATAGCGAACAGGTGCCTCACAGACTGAGACGGCTTCGCCCACGGACACGCCGAGT TAAAAGCATTTCACCTCAAGTGCCTATTTTTGACCGTTTGGCAGCTCCACGGGCTGAG GCactgtttgatttttctggaaCCAATAAACTGGAACTCGGCTTCAAGAAGGGAGACTTGATCTATCTACTCAGCAGAGTAAACAAAGACTGGTTGGAG GGAACAGTTGATGATGCCACTGGGATTTTCCCATGTGCTTTTGTGAAGATCATAAAAGATTTACCACAGCAGGAAGACACAGTTAATAAAGTTCGCTGTTATTACCATGATGAGACTGTGAGCACTATCAG GGATATCTCAGTGGAAGAGGATCTGAGCAGCATTCCATCATTCAAAGATCTCATGGAATTGATGAG GCGGGAGTTCAACCAAGATGATATTGTTTTGAATTACCGGGACCTTGATGGTGATCTGATCCGGTTGCTCTCCAATCAGGATGTTGAACTCATGGTGTCTCAGAGCAGGAGAAGGCCCTCTGAGAAGCATTTCTTCCCTTGGAAATTGCACATCACTCACAAAGATGACTTAGGTGTCTACAACACTAGTCCAGGAATAGGTGCTACTCAAACAGTAAGAGCAACATAA